A single region of the Candidatus Cloacimonadota bacterium genome encodes:
- a CDS encoding serine hydroxymethyltransferase, giving the protein MKHIQMQDPELYAAMAGELKRQRENLELIASENFTSMAVMEAQGSVLTNKYAEGYPYRWSKKTNKVNYKLYGRYYGGCEYIDEVERLAIERAKQIFNAEHANVQPHSGSQANMAAYFSLVKPGDTVLSLELAHGGHLTHGHPLSFSGQFYNIVHYQVEPGTEMFDYDRLEQMAKEHKPQMILAGASAYPRKMDFARFREIADMVGAKLMVDMAHIAGLVAAGLHMNPVPYADVVTSTTHKTLRGPRGGIILCKEQYGKEIDGRVFPGIQGGPLMHIIAGKAAAFLEALQPEFKTYQGKVVENASALAAALMDKGFKLVSSGTDTHLMLLNMGTEEEGGPSGKKMEESLDKAVITANKNTVPFDTRSPFVSSGVRLGTPSVTTRGMGVDEMKQIADFILRVRENHDNEEYLTSMKAEVLKLTDKFPLYPEL; this is encoded by the coding sequence GTGAAACACATTCAGATGCAAGATCCCGAACTCTACGCCGCAATGGCTGGTGAATTGAAGCGCCAGCGTGAAAACCTGGAACTCATTGCCTCGGAGAACTTTACCTCCATGGCGGTGATGGAAGCCCAGGGCAGCGTGCTCACAAACAAATATGCCGAAGGCTATCCCTACCGTTGGAGCAAAAAGACGAACAAGGTGAATTACAAGCTCTACGGACGCTATTATGGCGGTTGCGAATATATCGACGAAGTGGAGCGCCTCGCCATCGAACGTGCCAAGCAAATTTTCAACGCTGAACACGCAAACGTGCAACCCCACAGCGGCTCACAGGCGAATATGGCAGCCTATTTCAGCCTCGTAAAACCTGGCGACACAGTGCTTTCCCTGGAATTGGCTCATGGCGGCCACCTCACCCACGGGCATCCGCTCTCATTTTCAGGACAGTTCTATAATATCGTGCATTACCAGGTTGAACCCGGCACAGAAATGTTTGATTATGATAGACTGGAGCAGATGGCAAAGGAACACAAACCCCAAATGATTCTGGCAGGCGCCAGCGCTTATCCGCGCAAAATGGATTTTGCCCGCTTCCGCGAAATTGCGGACATGGTGGGCGCGAAACTGATGGTGGATATGGCTCACATCGCAGGCCTGGTGGCTGCGGGCTTGCACATGAACCCAGTTCCCTACGCGGATGTGGTAACTTCCACCACCCACAAAACCCTGCGCGGTCCCCGCGGTGGCATCATTCTTTGTAAAGAACAATATGGCAAAGAGATAGATGGCCGTGTTTTCCCAGGTATCCAGGGTGGCCCGCTCATGCACATCATCGCCGGAAAAGCGGCGGCTTTCCTGGAAGCACTGCAACCCGAATTCAAAACCTATCAAGGCAAGGTGGTGGAAAATGCCAGCGCCTTGGCGGCAGCGCTGATGGATAAAGGATTCAAACTGGTTTCCAGCGGAACAGACACCCATCTCATGCTGCTGAATATGGGCACCGAGGAAGAAGGCGGCCCCAGCGGCAAAAAAATGGAAGAATCCCTTGATAAAGCAGTCATTACCGCCAACAAAAACACGGTTCCTTTCGACACGCGCAGTCCTTTCGTGTCCTCAGGAGTGAGGCTGGGAACGCCTTCCGTCACCACCAGAGGCATGGGTGTGGATGAAATGAAGCAGATTGCGGATTTCATTCTCCGTGTGCGCGAAAACCACGATAATGAAGAATACCTCACCTCCATGAAAGCTGAGGTTTTGAAGCTCACAGACAAATTTCCGCTCTACCCGGAATTATAA
- the rpiB gene encoding ribose 5-phosphate isomerase B: MKIAIASDHAGFELKEAIKTAFPEHEFEDFGTHSVDSMDYPDVGAPAAKAVAAGKAERGILICGSGIGMSITANKVKGVRAALCTNTDVARLSRIHNDANVLCLAGRFTAVPYALQIVNNWLHSSFEGGRHQNRIQKIKILEGEKQ, translated from the coding sequence ATGAAAATAGCAATTGCCAGCGATCATGCCGGTTTTGAACTCAAGGAAGCCATCAAAACGGCTTTCCCCGAACATGAATTTGAAGATTTCGGAACCCATTCCGTTGATTCCATGGACTATCCGGATGTGGGAGCCCCCGCGGCAAAAGCTGTGGCGGCTGGAAAAGCCGAGCGTGGTATTTTAATCTGCGGCAGCGGCATTGGCATGAGCATCACCGCAAATAAAGTGAAGGGCGTCAGAGCCGCGCTGTGCACAAACACCGATGTGGCACGCCTTTCCCGCATTCATAACGATGCGAATGTGCTCTGTCTGGCGGGACGCTTCACGGCGGTTCCCTACGCTTTGCAGATTGTAAACAACTGGCTGCATTCGAGTTTCGAGGGCGGTCGTCACCAAAATAGAATACAAAAAATAAAGATATTGGAAGGAGAAAAGCAGTGA
- a CDS encoding phosphate acetyltransferase produces the protein MQPITSLEGLANHVRSLGRVTRIAVAAAEDANTLESLARASSEGFVHGILLGSKSKIESVCDELGLDSSGFEIINTENDAQAATQATQMVKEGQADVLMKGLVNTDVFLKAVLNKEKGLLPPKAVMSYVCALELPKYHKLLFISDTAVLTNPDLNQKIAMVNYSVVMARRFGIEKPKAALISATEKVTPGLPNTLEYAQISKMASRGQIKNCIVDGPLDVFLACDPAAAEIKGIESPIAGDADILVFPNLESANSFYKGLMLWAGGELAGLIQGTLKPVVVMSRSESAASKYYCVALSCLMAGEK, from the coding sequence ATGCAGCCCATCACAAGTTTGGAAGGCCTTGCCAATCACGTTCGCTCCCTGGGACGCGTGACCCGCATTGCGGTGGCGGCAGCCGAGGACGCCAATACCCTTGAATCACTGGCCAGGGCAAGCTCGGAAGGTTTTGTTCATGGCATTTTGCTGGGTTCAAAATCCAAAATTGAAAGCGTTTGTGATGAGCTTGGCTTGGATTCAAGCGGATTCGAGATTATAAATACAGAAAACGACGCTCAGGCAGCCACGCAAGCCACGCAAATGGTGAAGGAAGGCCAGGCTGATGTCTTGATGAAAGGCTTGGTGAATACCGATGTTTTCCTTAAAGCCGTGCTGAACAAGGAGAAAGGTCTGCTGCCGCCCAAAGCTGTGATGAGTTATGTGTGCGCTTTGGAACTGCCCAAATATCACAAACTTCTGTTTATAAGCGATACCGCCGTGCTGACGAACCCGGATTTGAACCAAAAGATTGCGATGGTGAACTACAGCGTTGTCATGGCGCGGCGTTTCGGAATCGAAAAGCCAAAAGCGGCATTGATTTCCGCCACCGAAAAGGTGACACCGGGGCTTCCCAACACCTTGGAATATGCGCAGATAAGCAAGATGGCATCGCGTGGACAGATTAAAAACTGCATCGTGGACGGACCTTTGGACGTCTTTTTGGCATGCGACCCAGCCGCTGCCGAGATTAAAGGCATCGAAAGCCCCATCGCGGGTGACGCGGACATCCTTGTTTTCCCAAATTTGGAAAGCGCCAACAGTTTCTATAAAGGATTGATGCTTTGGGCTGGTGGCGAACTTGCAGGCCTCATCCAAGGCACCCTCAAGCCCGTGGTCGTGATGAGCAGAAGCGAAAGCGCGGCCTCAAAATACTATTGCGTGGCACTTTCGTGCCTCATGGCAGGTGAAAAATGA
- a CDS encoding phosphate butyryltransferase, with product MQISKLDQMFDILKSRTKKRLVAAWAVDAHTISAVHQAVEMGIVEGILVGDEALIKKTCAAENIVPDVFTIVHADTDTQAASKAVELINLGEGDFLMKGLLSTDRYMKAILNKERGLMNPGAILSHVTVAEPKGYHKLLVFGDVAIIPLPELAQKVAITNYLIRVAHFLGIEKPKVGIQAASEQTLPKIPSCVDGALIAKMAQRGQIKGAIVEGPLGMDLIVDKKSAVIKGIDSEVCGDADCILFPNIEAGNCFYKSIVKLMDSELCAVVMGARVPCVLTSRGDSERSKLYSIALAALLSGEIR from the coding sequence ATGCAAATAAGCAAACTGGATCAAATGTTCGACATATTGAAATCCCGGACGAAAAAGCGGCTTGTGGCAGCCTGGGCGGTTGACGCTCACACCATTAGCGCGGTGCATCAAGCCGTGGAAATGGGAATCGTGGAAGGTATTTTGGTTGGTGATGAAGCTTTAATCAAAAAGACTTGCGCCGCCGAGAATATCGTGCCCGATGTTTTCACAATTGTGCACGCGGACACGGACACTCAGGCAGCGTCCAAAGCGGTGGAATTGATAAACTTAGGCGAGGGCGATTTCCTGATGAAAGGCCTTTTGAGCACAGACCGCTACATGAAGGCAATTCTGAATAAAGAGCGCGGGCTGATGAATCCCGGCGCCATTTTGTCTCATGTGACCGTTGCCGAACCCAAGGGCTATCATAAGTTGCTGGTTTTTGGGGACGTTGCCATCATTCCGCTGCCCGAATTGGCTCAGAAGGTGGCGATTACGAACTATTTGATTCGGGTTGCCCATTTTTTGGGCATTGAAAAACCCAAGGTTGGCATCCAAGCCGCCTCGGAACAAACTTTGCCCAAGATTCCGTCCTGTGTGGATGGCGCTTTAATCGCCAAAATGGCTCAGCGGGGTCAGATTAAGGGTGCCATTGTGGAAGGTCCGCTGGGCATGGATTTGATTGTGGACAAGAAAAGCGCTGTTATCAAAGGAATTGACAGCGAGGTATGCGGTGACGCGGACTGCATTCTTTTCCCAAATATCGAAGCGGGAAATTGCTTTTACAAATCCATCGTAAAGCTGATGGACAGTGAGCTTTGCGCGGTTGTGATGGGCGCCAGAGTGCCCTGCGTGCTCACCTCCCGCGGTGACAGCGAACGTAGTAAACTCTACTCCATCGCGTTGGCAGCTCTGCTTTCCGGAGAAATACGCTAA